From one bacterium genomic stretch:
- a CDS encoding nitronate monooxygenase — MLFSKLPRLTIGRIKAKIPIIQGGMGVGISLANLASAVANCGGIGVISATGIGLLHPDASRNYRKVNLIALQDEIRKARLKTKGILGVNILIAASDFAELAMTALKESIDLIFLGAGLPLKKPDTLSRTNWIKILQKTVPIISSARAVRLICKHWQKQYGFIPDAFVVEGPQAGGHLGFRKEQIDLPHFQLENILTEVISAIKPFETESKKPISIITAGGIYSGSDIFRHIQLGAQGVQMATRFIATQECDASLSFKEAFLQCKKEDLVLIDSPVGLPGRAIQNSFLHNVSQGNLNPIKCSWKCLRTCDYKKAPYCIAQALQNAQGGHLNRGFAFAGTNAYRLEKITTVKELIDSLTKEYAQELVYFRKKKKSVKRPRRLSNRYVTQTPVV; from the coding sequence ATGCTGTTTTCAAAACTTCCCCGTCTTACCATCGGTCGTATCAAAGCCAAAATCCCGATCATCCAAGGTGGTATGGGGGTCGGCATTTCCCTGGCAAACCTCGCTTCCGCTGTTGCCAATTGCGGAGGTATCGGGGTCATTTCCGCCACCGGAATCGGTCTCTTGCATCCTGATGCTTCCCGCAACTACCGTAAAGTAAACCTCATTGCGCTGCAAGATGAAATCCGCAAAGCCCGCTTAAAAACCAAAGGAATTTTGGGCGTCAATATTCTCATCGCCGCATCTGACTTTGCGGAACTGGCGATGACAGCCTTGAAAGAATCGATTGATCTCATTTTTTTAGGTGCCGGTTTGCCCCTCAAAAAACCCGATACCCTTTCCCGAACAAACTGGATAAAAATTCTTCAAAAAACCGTTCCGATTATATCCTCCGCCAGAGCTGTACGCCTTATTTGTAAACACTGGCAAAAACAGTATGGATTTATTCCGGACGCTTTTGTGGTGGAAGGACCCCAGGCAGGCGGACATTTGGGCTTTCGTAAAGAACAGATCGATCTCCCTCATTTCCAGCTGGAAAATATTTTAACCGAGGTCATCTCCGCCATCAAACCTTTTGAAACGGAATCCAAAAAACCCATTTCGATTATCACTGCCGGGGGTATTTATTCCGGCTCAGATATTTTCCGCCATATTCAATTAGGGGCACAAGGCGTTCAGATGGCAACGCGTTTTATCGCAACACAAGAATGTGATGCGTCGCTTTCTTTCAAAGAAGCATTCTTACAGTGCAAAAAAGAAGATTTGGTTCTCATCGACAGTCCGGTCGGATTACCGGGCCGGGCCATTCAAAATTCTTTTCTGCACAATGTTTCGCAGGGTAACCTGAATCCTATAAAATGTTCCTGGAAATGTTTGCGGACTTGCGACTATAAAAAGGCGCCATATTGCATCGCTCAAGCACTCCAGAATGCACAAGGCGGTCATTTAAATCGGGGTTTTGCGTTCGCTGGAACAAATGCCTACCGATTGGAAAAAATCACAACCGTCAAAGAACTGATCGACTCGTTGACAAAGGAATATGCACAAGAATTGGTTTATTTTCGCAAAAAGAAAAAAAGCGTCAAGCGTCCACGGCGTTTATCCAACCGCTATGTCACGCAAACGCCCGTAGTTTAG
- a CDS encoding TetR/AcrR family transcriptional regulator, which produces MQSVQTRGRPRQNPAIRKNQILTAAIKLFAEKGYHPADLQELANNLAIAKGTIYLYFPSKYDLFLAAVEHAVKKLALQITTEVDNVDAPDDKIQAMVRAYFSFFDHDSLLAEIMVIGRGEVLRHAEAVYIRIFRKNLQYIESIVEAGIQQGCFRTGNPKETAVIISNLLHGTMYIHVLNKRTIHSNATIEATIAFLLQGILK; this is translated from the coding sequence ATGCAAAGTGTCCAAACGCGCGGACGTCCACGCCAGAACCCCGCCATACGAAAAAATCAAATTTTAACCGCTGCCATCAAACTTTTTGCGGAAAAAGGCTACCACCCGGCTGATTTGCAGGAACTCGCAAATAATCTCGCGATTGCCAAAGGTACGATTTATCTTTATTTCCCTTCTAAATATGATCTGTTTCTGGCCGCCGTGGAACATGCGGTAAAAAAACTTGCGCTACAAATTACTACCGAAGTTGATAACGTTGATGCACCGGATGATAAAATCCAGGCCATGGTGCGGGCGTATTTCAGTTTTTTTGATCATGATTCTCTCTTGGCCGAAATTATGGTAATCGGAAGAGGCGAAGTGCTCAGACATGCGGAAGCGGTTTATATACGTATTTTTAGAAAAAATCTCCAATATATTGAATCCATTGTCGAAGCAGGAATTCAACAGGGTTGCTTTCGTACCGGCAATCCCAAGGAAACCGCCGTCATCATTTCCAACCTCCTGCATGGTACCATGTATATTCATGTTTTAAATAAACGAACAATCCATTCCAACGCAACCATTGAAGCAACCATTGCTTTCCTGCTTCAGGGTATTTTGAAATAA